The proteins below are encoded in one region of Apium graveolens cultivar Ventura chromosome 4, ASM990537v1, whole genome shotgun sequence:
- the LOC141720574 gene encoding putative methionine--tRNA ligase isoform X1 — translation MIPDAPGAESHLLTKNLGDKVGNCVEQYIEAMEKVKLKQGLKLAMSISGEGNAYLQESQFWKLYKEDKTSCSIVLRTAAGLVYLLACLLEPFMPSFSVEVLKQLNMPPETQVSLADENGDIDRSKRPWEFLPAGHKIGTPSPLFKELSDKDVESFRQKFAGSQADRIVKAEAEAKQITEQLKKAKVSDGNVKKERTKKSASENKPKPAAEQEVSISRLDIRVGLITKVQKHPDADSLYVEEIDVGEGQPRTVVSGLVKFILLEEMQNRKVFVLCNLKPATMRGIKSHAMVLAVSNEDHTKVELVDPPQSAPVGERLTFSGFEGDPDDVLNPKKKVWETIQPDLHTNKELIACYKNLPFTTSVGVCKVSSISDGSIR, via the exons ATGATACCTGATGCACCAGGTGCTGAATCACACCTCCTAACCAAAAATTTGGGTGATAAAGTTGGTAACTGTGTGGAGCAGTATATAGAAGCCATGGAGAAG GTCAAGCTAAAGCAGGGCCTGAAGCTTGCAATGAGCATTTCTGGCGAGGGAAATGCATATCTTCAA GAAAGTCAATTCTGGAAGCTTTACAAGGAAGACAAGACTTCCTGTTCTATAGTTTTGAGAACTGCAGCAGGACTGGTCTATCTGCTTGCTTGCCTGTTAGAACCTTTTATGCCATCTTTCTCTGTTGAGGTA CTAAAACAGCTGAACATGCCTCCTGAAACACAAGTTTCACTTGCAGATGAAAACGGAGATATTGACAGGTCCAAAAGACCATGGGAGTTCTTACCTGCTGGTCACAAGATTGGGACTCCTTCACCATTATTTAAGGAGCTG TCAGACAAGGATGTGGAGTCTTTCAGGCAAAAGTTTGCTGGGAGCCAGGCTGATAGAATTGTGAAGGCAGAGGCTGAAGCAAAGCAAATTACTGAACAACTAAAAAAGGCAAAAGTATCAG ATGGTAATGTAAAAAAAGAACGTACCAAAAAATCCGCTTCTGAAAATAAACCCAAGCCCGCAGCTGAACAAGAAGTCTCCATAAGTAGACTTGATATCCGTGTTGGTCTCATCACAAAGGTTCAGAAGCATCCTGATGCTGATTCTTTATATGTGGAAGAGATAGATGTGGGTGAGGGTCAACCTCGAACAGTTGTTAGCGGGCTTGTTAAATTTATTCTTCTTGAAGAAATGCAG AACCGTAAGGTCTTTGTTCTATGCAATTTGAAGCCTGCAACCATGAGGGGTATTAAGTCGCATGCTATGGTTCTTGCTGTGTCAAATGAGGATCACACCAAG GTTGAATTGGTTGATCCACCACAATCTGCACCTGTTGGGGAAAGATTGACATTTTCTGGCTTTGAAGGTGACCCTGATGATGTTCTTAACCCGAAGAAAAAGGTCTGGGAAACCATTCAGCCCGATTTACACACCAACAAGGAATTGATAGCCTGCTACAAAAATTTGCCTTTCACTACATCAGTCGGAGTTTGCAAGGTCTCATCAATTTCTGATGGATCAATACGATAG
- the LOC141720574 gene encoding putative methionine--tRNA ligase isoform X2 — protein sequence MIPDAPGAESHLLTKNLGDKVGNCVEQYIEAMEKVKLKQGLKLAMSISGEGNAYLQESQFWKLYKEDKTSCSIVLRTAAGLVYLLACLLEPFMPSFSVELNMPPETQVSLADENGDIDRSKRPWEFLPAGHKIGTPSPLFKELSDKDVESFRQKFAGSQADRIVKAEAEAKQITEQLKKAKVSDGNVKKERTKKSASENKPKPAAEQEVSISRLDIRVGLITKVQKHPDADSLYVEEIDVGEGQPRTVVSGLVKFILLEEMQNRKVFVLCNLKPATMRGIKSHAMVLAVSNEDHTKVELVDPPQSAPVGERLTFSGFEGDPDDVLNPKKKVWETIQPDLHTNKELIACYKNLPFTTSVGVCKVSSISDGSIR from the exons ATGATACCTGATGCACCAGGTGCTGAATCACACCTCCTAACCAAAAATTTGGGTGATAAAGTTGGTAACTGTGTGGAGCAGTATATAGAAGCCATGGAGAAG GTCAAGCTAAAGCAGGGCCTGAAGCTTGCAATGAGCATTTCTGGCGAGGGAAATGCATATCTTCAA GAAAGTCAATTCTGGAAGCTTTACAAGGAAGACAAGACTTCCTGTTCTATAGTTTTGAGAACTGCAGCAGGACTGGTCTATCTGCTTGCTTGCCTGTTAGAACCTTTTATGCCATCTTTCTCTGTTGAG CTGAACATGCCTCCTGAAACACAAGTTTCACTTGCAGATGAAAACGGAGATATTGACAGGTCCAAAAGACCATGGGAGTTCTTACCTGCTGGTCACAAGATTGGGACTCCTTCACCATTATTTAAGGAGCTG TCAGACAAGGATGTGGAGTCTTTCAGGCAAAAGTTTGCTGGGAGCCAGGCTGATAGAATTGTGAAGGCAGAGGCTGAAGCAAAGCAAATTACTGAACAACTAAAAAAGGCAAAAGTATCAG ATGGTAATGTAAAAAAAGAACGTACCAAAAAATCCGCTTCTGAAAATAAACCCAAGCCCGCAGCTGAACAAGAAGTCTCCATAAGTAGACTTGATATCCGTGTTGGTCTCATCACAAAGGTTCAGAAGCATCCTGATGCTGATTCTTTATATGTGGAAGAGATAGATGTGGGTGAGGGTCAACCTCGAACAGTTGTTAGCGGGCTTGTTAAATTTATTCTTCTTGAAGAAATGCAG AACCGTAAGGTCTTTGTTCTATGCAATTTGAAGCCTGCAACCATGAGGGGTATTAAGTCGCATGCTATGGTTCTTGCTGTGTCAAATGAGGATCACACCAAG GTTGAATTGGTTGATCCACCACAATCTGCACCTGTTGGGGAAAGATTGACATTTTCTGGCTTTGAAGGTGACCCTGATGATGTTCTTAACCCGAAGAAAAAGGTCTGGGAAACCATTCAGCCCGATTTACACACCAACAAGGAATTGATAGCCTGCTACAAAAATTTGCCTTTCACTACATCAGTCGGAGTTTGCAAGGTCTCATCAATTTCTGATGGATCAATACGATAG